The genome window GCGGCGGCCAGCGAGCGGGCGGTGGGGAGGTCGAGGACGCGGTCGCTCATGGCGGAAAGGTACCGCCCCCGATACCGTTTTCCCCGTGCCCGCGCCCGGATTCCCCCTGATCGACTTCGACGAGCTCCACCGGGAGTCGCTGCCCGGCTGGCTGGCCGACGGCCGGGGGGAGCTGGCCGGCCGGGCCGTGGCCGCCGTCCCGGGACTGCGCCCGATCGCCTTCCGCCTCCCCGACGGGCGGGCCTACACCTACGTCCCGGACCAATCGGGCGTGGAGGTGGTGGCGGGCGCGGACGGCGCCGCCACCGTCGTGGAGCTGAGCGCCGACACCTGGAGCGACTACGCCCACGAGCTGCACACCGCCTTCGGCCTCCTCTACGGCGGTCAGGTCAGCGCCGCCCGGGGCGGCCTGGAGCAGCTGGTGGCGTGGGAGCCGGTGGTGCGGGCCATGCTGGCCGGGCGCCCCGTCTACCGCACCGAGGACGTGGTGCTGACCGGGGCGGACGGGAGCCCCCTCGACCTGACCGCCGGCTTCACCCTGGACTCACCCGCCGAAGAGGTGCGCCGGTTCTTCCGGGCCGCCGGCTTCGTGCACGTGCGGGGCGTCTTCTCCGCCGACGAGATTGCCGCCGTGGTCGGCGAGGTGGACCGGCTCACGGCCCAGGCCCGTCCCGGGGACAACCGGTCGTGGTGGGCCAAGAACGCCGACGGCACCGAGGTCCTGTGCCGTCTGATCTACATCAGCGAGCGTTCGGAGCTGCTGGCGCGGGCGCACGAGGACGGGCGGCTGCAGAAGCTCATCGAGACCATCCGCCCCGAGGGTGCCGACCTGATGGTCGACGACGCGCGCGGGGACGGCCACTCGGTGGTGCTCAAGAACCCCGGGGCGGTGGAGGGCCTCTCCGACCTCCCCTGGCACGTCGACTGCGGCCTCGGCGGCCATCCCATCCTGTGCCCGACGATCAATCTCGGCGTGCAGCTCGACGCCGCCACGCCCGAGACGGGCCAGGTCCACTATCTGGCCGGCTCCCCCGCCCGCTCCGCCGCCCACCTGACCCCGGAGGATCTGCGCACCGGGGACTACCCGACGGTGGCGGTGACCACCGCGCCCGGTGACGTCACCATGCACCTCGGGGACACCCTCCACCTGGCGCCGCCCCCCACCGCCGTCGGTCCGGTGCGGGGCCGGCGGGCCATGTACCTGACCTGGCACAACCGCCTCTGCGCCGACCACATCCCCCCCGGCTCCGGATACAACGACGTGGTGCTCCACTCCGGCCAGGACAACGTGGTCAGCTCGGTGCCGGAGCAGCTGGCCCGGCACTGACCGGGACCCGGCGCGCCGGATCGGTCCTCCGCCGGGGCGCCGGCTCGGGGCAGGTGGGGAGCCCGTCCCCGCCGAAGTGCTGGGGATGGCTGGGGCCGCCCGACGACTGGTGCTTGTCGCCCTCGGCGCCGCCGGGCTGGTCACCGGCGCCGTCGTGATCCCTCCGGCCCACGCCGCCGGCCGCCCGGCCGGACCCGCCGTCTTCCGGGTGGGCGTGGCCGTGGCGGACAT of Acidimicrobiales bacterium contains these proteins:
- a CDS encoding phytanoyl-CoA dioxygenase family protein, with translation MPAPGFPLIDFDELHRESLPGWLADGRGELAGRAVAAVPGLRPIAFRLPDGRAYTYVPDQSGVEVVAGADGAATVVELSADTWSDYAHELHTAFGLLYGGQVSAARGGLEQLVAWEPVVRAMLAGRPVYRTEDVVLTGADGSPLDLTAGFTLDSPAEEVRRFFRAAGFVHVRGVFSADEIAAVVGEVDRLTAQARPGDNRSWWAKNADGTEVLCRLIYISERSELLARAHEDGRLQKLIETIRPEGADLMVDDARGDGHSVVLKNPGAVEGLSDLPWHVDCGLGGHPILCPTINLGVQLDAATPETGQVHYLAGSPARSAAHLTPEDLRTGDYPTVAVTTAPGDVTMHLGDTLHLAPPPTAVGPVRGRRAMYLTWHNRLCADHIPPGSGYNDVVLHSGQDNVVSSVPEQLARH